One segment of Bacteroides caecimuris DNA contains the following:
- a CDS encoding HEPN domain-containing protein, with translation MNEDVRQNIVMYRMGKARQLLHDVDVLIENELWNSTINRMYYACFHAVSALLIKNGIEVKSHMGIRQAFGLHFVKAGKVSLEYGRIFSRIYDKRQSSDYDDFIDFTKEEVEKLYPQIKSFIMVIGNLVED, from the coding sequence ATGAACGAAGACGTACGCCAGAATATAGTAATGTATAGGATGGGGAAGGCCCGTCAGTTATTACATGATGTGGATGTTCTTATAGAGAATGAACTGTGGAATTCTACTATCAATAGAATGTATTATGCTTGTTTTCATGCAGTATCTGCATTGCTGATAAAGAACGGAATAGAAGTTAAATCTCATATGGGGATACGTCAAGCGTTTGGACTTCATTTTGTCAAGGCAGGAAAAGTTTCGCTAGAATATGGGCGAATCTTCTCGAGGATATATGATAAACGTCAGTCGAGTGATTATGATGATTTTATTGATTTTACGAAAGAAGAGGTTGAAAAGTTGTATCCTCAAATTAAATCATTTATAATGGTTATTGGCAATTTAGTTGAAGATTAG
- a CDS encoding DUF4199 domain-containing protein — protein sequence MKMTENRNYLQKYAMHFGTYMGIYWILKFILFPLGFHIPFLSFLFLILTLSVPFIGYYYVRMYRDKICGGSIQFSHAMLFTIFMYMFASLLVAVAHYAYFQFIDHGFIVNSYIQLWDELMVNTPALIENKEVIKETIDAARSLTSINITMQLLSWDVLWGSILAIPTALMVMKKAKPEYDGPVQS from the coding sequence ATGAAGATGACAGAGAACAGAAACTATTTACAAAAATATGCCATGCATTTTGGCACGTACATGGGAATCTATTGGATATTGAAGTTCATATTATTTCCGCTGGGATTCCACATACCTTTCCTTTCGTTTTTATTTCTAATCCTGACATTATCCGTACCATTTATCGGATATTATTATGTGAGAATGTACCGGGATAAAATTTGTGGGGGAAGTATCCAATTTTCACATGCCATGCTCTTCACCATATTTATGTATATGTTTGCTTCCCTATTGGTAGCCGTGGCCCACTATGCCTATTTCCAATTCATTGATCACGGATTTATCGTCAACTCTTATATCCAACTGTGGGACGAGTTGATGGTCAACACCCCGGCTCTGATAGAAAACAAAGAAGTGATAAAAGAAACGATAGATGCCGCCCGTTCGCTTACTTCCATCAATATCACCATGCAGTTATTGTCATGGGATGTACTCTGGGGAAGTATCCTGGCCATCCCTACTGCATTGATGGTAATGAAAAAGGCCAAACCGGAATATGACGGACCCGTTCAATCATAA
- a CDS encoding DUF6452 family protein translates to MKNLIRIFLLLTIVGGAVNLHTSCSDENDCSLAGRPMMYCTFKTINPDDKTIVLNDTLDSLTIKAIGTDSIILNNEKKVHTLMLPLRYTSDTTVFILQFDPKRKPENVDTLYIVQQNTPYFQSMECGYMMKQNIISARFGNKANSSETIDSIYLRNKEANTNEIENLQIFFKYRDRTPETTD, encoded by the coding sequence ATGAAGAATTTAATTCGTATCTTTCTCCTTTTGACAATCGTTGGCGGTGCAGTCAACCTTCACACCTCGTGCTCGGACGAGAACGATTGCTCGTTGGCAGGACGTCCGATGATGTATTGCACGTTCAAGACCATTAACCCGGACGATAAGACCATCGTACTTAATGATACGCTCGATTCGCTGACTATCAAAGCCATAGGAACCGACTCCATCATTCTTAACAACGAAAAGAAGGTACATACATTAATGCTACCATTACGCTATACGAGTGATACCACTGTATTTATTCTCCAATTCGACCCCAAACGTAAACCGGAGAATGTAGATACATTATACATCGTACAACAGAACACGCCTTACTTTCAATCAATGGAATGCGGATATATGATGAAACAAAACATCATCAGTGCCAGATTCGGGAATAAAGCAAACAGTTCGGAGACGATAGATTCTATCTATTTACGAAATAAAGAAGCCAATACAAATGAAATCGAGAATCTACAGATATTCTTTAAATATCGCGACCGCACCCCGGAAACGACTGATTAG
- a CDS encoding DUF6048 family protein, whose product MKSRIYRYSLNIATAPRKRLISLLLLFCIGLPLLAQQQRPTHTPKRDQKKKEVAEIDTIPLYNGTYIGVDLYGIGNKLLGGDFMSSEVSVGVNLKNKFIPTFEFGMGGTDTWSETGIHYKSKMAPFFRIGVDYNTMAKKKEKNSYLYAGLRYAFSSFKYDVSTMPADDSIWGDAVGNPSLGDDYWGGSIPFSHLGMKGSVQWLEIVLGVKVRIYKNFNMGWSVRMKYKTKASTGEYGNPWYVPGYGKFKSNNMGITYSLIYQLPL is encoded by the coding sequence ATGAAATCGAGAATCTACAGATATTCTTTAAATATCGCGACCGCACCCCGGAAACGACTGATTAGCCTGCTTCTGCTCTTCTGTATCGGGCTTCCGTTGCTGGCACAACAGCAGCGCCCCACCCATACCCCCAAAAGAGACCAGAAAAAGAAAGAGGTTGCCGAGATAGATACCATTCCGCTTTACAATGGTACGTATATCGGTGTGGATTTATACGGCATCGGAAACAAGCTTCTGGGAGGCGACTTTATGAGTTCAGAAGTCAGTGTGGGCGTCAATCTTAAAAACAAATTCATCCCTACCTTTGAGTTTGGTATGGGAGGAACAGACACTTGGAGCGAAACAGGCATACACTATAAGAGCAAAATGGCTCCCTTCTTCCGCATCGGTGTGGATTACAACACCATGGCAAAGAAGAAAGAGAAGAACAGCTATTTATATGCGGGGCTTCGCTATGCATTCAGTTCATTCAAATATGATGTATCCACAATGCCGGCAGACGATTCTATCTGGGGAGATGCGGTAGGCAACCCTAGTTTAGGAGATGATTACTGGGGCGGAAGCATCCCTTTCAGCCACTTGGGAATGAAAGGTTCCGTACAATGGCTGGAAATTGTTTTAGGCGTTAAAGTACGTATCTACAAAAACTTCAACATGGGGTGGTCGGTACGTATGAAATACAAAACCAAAGCATCTACCGGAGAATACGGAAATCCATGGTACGTGCCTGGCTACGGAAAGTTTAAATCAAACAATATGGGAATCACTTATTCCCTTATTTACCAATTGCCTCTTTAG
- a CDS encoding nucleotidyltransferase domain-containing protein: protein MKRIELIEALKNLLKCVVPNAQAILYGSEARGEARPDSDVDLLILLDKNEITPEEEEEITAPLYDMEFEQGIIISPIVMTRKRWEEAKKQTLFYYDVLKDGILLQ from the coding sequence ATGAAAAGAATAGAACTGATTGAGGCATTGAAGAATCTATTGAAGTGTGTTGTGCCTAATGCACAGGCTATTCTTTATGGTTCTGAGGCTAGGGGGGAAGCGCGACCGGATAGTGATGTTGATCTGCTGATTCTGCTTGATAAGAATGAGATAACTCCCGAAGAGGAGGAAGAGATTACCGCGCCATTATACGATATGGAATTTGAACAAGGGATTATTATTAGTCCGATTGTAATGACCCGTAAACGTTGGGAAGAAGCTAAAAAACAAACTTTGTTTTATTATGATGTTTTGAAAGACGGGATTCTTTTGCAATGA
- a CDS encoding glycosyltransferase family 2 protein — protein sequence MDISVVVPLFNEEESLPELYAWIERVMQANGFSFEVIFVNDGSTDHSWEVIEKLKAQSEHVKGIKFRRNYGKSPALYCGFAEAEGDVVITMDADLQDSPDEIPELYRMITEDGYDLVSGWKQKRYDPISKTLPTKLFNATARKVSGIKNLHDFNCGLKAYRKEVIKHIEVYGEMHRYIPYLAKNAGFKKIGEKVVRHQARKYGTTKFGLNRFVNGYLDLLSLWFLSRFGIKPMHFFGLLGSLMFLVGMISVIIVGASKLYAMSNGLPYRLVTDSPYFYLSLTAMIIGTQLFLAGFLGELISRNAPERNNYQIEKKI from the coding sequence ATGGATATATCAGTTGTAGTCCCATTATTCAATGAAGAAGAGTCACTGCCCGAACTCTATGCTTGGATAGAACGGGTCATGCAAGCCAACGGATTCTCATTCGAAGTGATTTTCGTTAATGACGGAAGTACCGACCATTCATGGGAAGTGATCGAAAAGCTGAAAGCTCAATCGGAACATGTAAAAGGTATCAAATTCCGCCGTAACTATGGCAAATCACCCGCGCTCTACTGTGGATTCGCAGAAGCCGAAGGAGACGTAGTCATAACGATGGATGCCGACCTGCAAGATAGCCCGGATGAAATCCCCGAACTCTATCGGATGATTACCGAGGACGGTTACGACCTGGTTTCCGGCTGGAAACAGAAGAGATATGACCCTATTTCGAAAACCCTGCCGACCAAGTTGTTTAACGCAACCGCCCGCAAAGTGTCGGGCATCAAAAACCTGCACGACTTCAACTGCGGTCTGAAAGCATATCGAAAAGAGGTAATAAAGCACATCGAAGTCTATGGCGAAATGCACCGTTATATCCCTTACCTGGCAAAGAACGCCGGATTCAAGAAAATCGGTGAAAAGGTGGTACGCCACCAGGCGCGCAAATATGGCACGACGAAATTCGGGCTAAACCGTTTCGTGAACGGATATCTGGATTTATTGTCTCTTTGGTTTCTTTCCCGATTCGGCATCAAACCGATGCATTTCTTCGGACTGTTGGGCTCATTGATGTTTCTCGTCGGAATGATTTCCGTCATCATCGTAGGTGCCAGTAAATTATATGCCATGTCCAACGGTCTTCCCTACCGACTGGTGACCGACTCTCCCTATTTCTATTTGTCACTGACGGCAATGATTATAGGTACCCAATTATTCTTAGCCGGCTTCCTTGGCGAATTAATCTCCCGCAATGCACCGGAACGGAATAACTATCAGATAGAAAAGAAAATTTGA